TTCGTCGCCACGGAGAAATTTGGTTTCGTCCCCTGCCTGCGGTGCAGGCGCGCTTGAAAGAAGGTATTCGACTCCCGACCCAAGTCGCGCATACAGTTTGCCGTCTGACTTGACATAGATCTTGGCAACGTCACTTTCGGCTGGCGGTGCCGAGGTTAAGTCGCCGTGCAGTTCAAGGACATTATCCAGCCGTGATTTCGCCCCAGTAGCATGAACCGCATAAGCGTCAACTATGCCGCTGGAGTTGAGGTCGGACACGCTAACACGCACGCCGTATGCATCGCCAATATGGCCAGCCTCCTTATTTGTGACTCGCACATCGAGTCCAACTGCGACCGGGACAGGATCGCCGCTACTGCCGCCGTCGTTGGAGACCTCGAATTCACCGGCTTTTAGCTCGCCGTTTTCATTGTCCGTACCTGTGTTCTGATTGATCACCCTCACACGCATTGCACTGTGTAGCGCCCGAACGCCGGCATTTCCTATCAGAAAAAGTTCGTGAACGCTCCAGCTTACAACGGATGTCAACGAGTCTTTAATTGCGCCCGTGATGTTTAGCCCACGTTTTGGCAGGGAAGTTGTGTCTTCATGTCGAAACACTTCGATCTGGGCATCGCCGGTCGCACCAGCGCCTGTGTCAAGCGACCCGGTTTGAATTCGTCCGTCCAGCTGAACACGGGCAACTTCAACTCCGCCCGAATTCTCCCAAGTCTGCAGTGCTTCGGTCTGCGTATCGTTAGCTTGAACCGTGAGCTGCACAACATTGCTACTGCCGTCAATTATTACATTCTCAATAAATGTCTCGGTCATACTTTCCCCCTCAATTGCGTATCATTCGTCCCGACGCAATATTTGCACAGAAATCGCATTAGTTCACGATAAAGGAGATAATATCGTGCTGTTTCTTTGGTGCGCCCTACGATCAACCTCCTTTATATTCAGCTTAATACTGATAGTGTTTAGCGTATTAATCTATATCTATTGAGCTCGACTTTGCATATGACAACGCTTCACAAATCTCGATCTCGTAGTGAACGCTATCAACGACTATCGGCGTCCTCGGACATCGACTTGTAACAATAATGTTCGAAAGAACATTTTGATGGCTTCCCTTGAGCAGAGCCCTCAGAATGAAGATGTGCAAAGTCGAAATCAAAAAAAGCAAAAACCCCGGAATGGTTCCGAGGCTTTGTCTTACAGCTCGCCGACCAACCGGATGATCTCAGCCTTGATTGCCTCGCGGTCAACCGGCTCCGGCGCAGGTAGCGCCTTCAGCTTCCAGGTGCCGCCATGCAGCGCCATCCAGCCGCCCTTGACCTGCTGGAAACCCAACACGCCATTCATGTTGACCTTCTCGGACAACACCTCGACCACCTCGCCGGGCTGCACGATCTTATAGACCTGTGCCATCGTGTTAGGGTTGGAGCGGACCTTCACGGCATCGCCTGCGAGCGTATACAGGCCCGGTGCGTAGCCGGTGTAGATGATCGGCGTAGTTGCCACGGTGTTAAATCCTTGTCTCATCATCGCGCGCGCACGCGCGAGTTGCAGGTAGTTGCTGAAGTCCCACTGCCCGCCATCGTTGATGGTGAACAGACAGATGCCGAGGATGTTGGGCCAGCGCTTGTAGAGCGTGTTCCATGCCCACTTCAGCTGGTCGGACATGGAGCGTTCTTTGTCGCCCACCTGCCAGGCGTTCATGGTGTTGCGAATCCACTCATGCTGGTGCTCGTTGCCGGGACGAGTAGCCCAACCCCACTCGCCGATCACGACCTTCGGCAGCTTGATCCCCCTTCGCTGTAGATGTTCCATCCACCAGATGAACCGGCCAAGCCGCCAGCGCTGCTCTTTCGGCACAGCCGCAGGCCACGTCTCAGGGCGGTTCAGGTCGAAGTTGCTGATGTCGTTGAAGACCGTGCCGCCCAACACGTACTCGTGCAGGTCGAGGATGTGATCCCCTGCGACGATCTCCCGCACCATGTCGTCGAAGACAGAGTAATCGAGGTGGTTCTCGGGGTGGCCGTAGGAGTAGCCACCCACCGCGCAGCGCAGGCCGCGCTTCTTGGCCTCACGCATGACGGCGATGTGCCAATCACAAGTGCGCTTCAGGTCGGAGTGGTTCGGCTCGTTGTTGGTCAGGAAGCGAACGTGGCTGCCGGCCAGCCCCATGTGCCGCTCGACCATGCCCACCGGATCGAGCCAAAGCTGCGTATTGTCCCCATCGTTACTGCCGGGTGCAGGCATCCACATCCGGTACGTGAACATCGTGCCCCACGTCCGGTCCTCACGCCAACCATACTTGCGGTCGAGCTCCTTGGCGTAGGCTTGCTCGGTCCCGTCGCGGTCGAAGAGCAGCATCGCGGCCGGCTTGCAGTCACGGATATAGTTCTCCATGTGCTGCCGTAGGGCCGGTGAGCTATAGCTGAGGCTCCAGTTGTAGCCGACGCCGCGTGTGATCTCGCTCATAGCTGCATGACCAGTCTTATGATTTCCTGCTTGACCGAGGGAAGAGTGGATCAGCCAGGGCGATGACGTTACCGTTCACCACCCATGACATGATCTCATCGAATGACCACGGGAGCGGGCCGGTGTCCTGCATTGGGTCCCATACACTGACGAGGCCGAACTCGACACGCCCATGCAGTAGCATGTAGTGGTTGCCGATGTAACCCGTGGTACTGCGCTTGGTGAGGGGATGAGGATGTGGCCGGCGTTCAGCATCGACTTGCACCAGTGCGGGTCACGATACTCGGCGTCAAGCGCGGGAACCTTATAGCTGCGGAACGCATTGATGAGGCGCGCGACGGATGTCACGCCATTGGGCACATTCTGAATGTCCTGATCTACCTGCGGGATGGTGTACTCTGTGCCGCGATGCGCGTTGACGGCCATGACGAAGCAAGCGGGCGCACAGTCATTGGCGATGCCATTATTGTTCTGTGTGACGTGCTGGATCACGCGGCCACCTCCCCTGCGACCAGCTTGTCCAGCGCCGGATTGGGTCACTGTCCGCGTACCTCAACGACCTCTACGATGCCGGCGTCCTGCAAGCCTTCTCGGATGGCGGCTTCGATCCAGTCGGAGATTTCGTCAACGTCGATACGCGTAATGCCACGCAGTTGAAGGGCTTTCTGCACAGCGGCGACGGCATATTCCTTCTTGGACTCTGCCGTGTTGAGGATCAGTCCGATCAGACCGGACTGTTCGGCGGCCCGCACACTGACCTTGACGACCTCGCGCACGATGCCAAGCTGCCGCTCGGTCAGGCGCGCTTCGATGTACTGCTTGCCCTTGCGGATCAGCAGCACAAGGAAGGTGATGAGCAGCGGCACGAGGACGTTGATCGCTTCCTTTGCCAGCGCAGCGGCGAATACCTGTAATTCGTCGGGAATCATTCCGGGGTTTCTCCTTCATACTTTGCGAGGCGGCTTGCGAGGGACTTGTTTTCGAGTTCGTATTGAACCCTGAGAGAACGCTCTTGATTGAGCGACCTTTCCAGTTCGGTGCGGAGCGTTTCGCTGGCACTGTAGGCTCGCTCCCTTGCGTCTTGGTTGGCTTCCACCGCACTGAGCTTGGCGGAGAGCTCGTGGTAATTGGCCTTGATCTCGGCGTAGTCGCCCTTCAATTGGAAGACTTCATCTTGCAGCCGAAGCACGTCATTGGTCGCGCGCTGGTACTTTTCATACAACTGAAACGTAGTGTCCTGTTCCAGCCGTTCGAGCTCCGACTTCCGTAGCGCAGTCGTGGCATCGATGTTCCTGCGTTCGGAGTCAACCTTATGTCGTTGTGATCGGGTGTAGATGATGTTGCCAATGGTGGCAATCGCCGAGATCAGGAT
Above is a window of Candidatus Flexicrinis proximus DNA encoding:
- a CDS encoding tail fiber protein, with the translated sequence MTETFIENVIIDGSSNVVQLTVQANDTQTEALQTWENSGGVEVARVQLDGRIQTGSLDTGAGATGDAQIEVFRHEDTTSLPKRGLNITGAIKDSLTSVVSWSVHELFLIGNAGVRALHSAMRVRVINQNTGTDNENGELKAGEFEVSNDGGSSGDPVPVAVGLDVRVTNKEAGHIGDAYGVRVSVSDLNSSGIVDAYAVHATGAKSRLDNVLELHGDLTSAPPAESDVAKIYVKSDGKLYARLGSGVEYLLSSAPAPQAGDETKFLRGDEAWADPLGGLLPLGIIVDWAGANDLSDASGEWLLCDGRPISRTTYADLFTIIGATYGTGDGSTTFNIPDLRGRVSIGPDNMGTSQGNAGRIAGNDALGNTSGSEKHTLIVQEMPAHAHVQNAHTHTISPNPHQHSIAVREPGSNFGSYFVAVQNNDTTNATRLTSSVDLAVQNQTATNQNTGGGEAHNNLQPYQVVNKIILVAQ